A segment of the Sulfurovum indicum genome:
GAGTGAAGAGTACCGCTACTTCCATATTGAGAAGCTCCTGGAGGCAGAGTACCGAAGGCTCAGCTATGTACCCAGACCTGTCCAAGAAGCAGAGAAGGTCGTCATCGTTGACGGTATAGTAACACATGCACCCAAGGGTATGCGCATCTACTATGAGCAGTATGAAGCGATAGACAGTGAACACTTTGATCCTCTCTACTATTTGGGTCATCTGCTCTCTCCACATGTTATCAGGATCGATCTTGATGGCGATGCAGACATTGAGATAGAACACCACTACACCCAAAGCAATGCACTTATCCATTACCGCATTGCCCTGCTCAACCAGGCAAACCGTCATGCAACGGTATTTGAGAGTTTTCATGAAGAAGAGATAAGCAATACCCTGGTACTGTATGGTTATGATGTGCTCGTTGCACCGGACAGTACCCTGCGCATCCTGAAAAACCAGCATATGCACGGCAACCGTTATGCTATGGTTGCTTCACACAGAATACACCTTGAAGAGCGTGCCAATGCCGTCATTAAAAGCTTCGACCTTGGTGGTGACATGGGACTTCAGCTCATCAAAGTGGAACTGGAACGCTATGCACATATCGATGCAGGGCATCTTCTCTATCTTAACGAGCATGCGCAGCGTGGTACAGTCTCCAAGATCATCCACCAGGGTGAGCACTCAATCTCTCATCAGGAAGCCAAAAACATTCTCGACGGTGATGCAAGAGGGATCTTCGATGCGCTCATCAAAGTTGAGCACACTGCCAAATATACCAAAGCATATCAGAACTCCAAGGCGATCCTGCTGCATGAAAAGGCCTATATGGTTGCAAAACCGCAGCTGGAGATCTATATCGATGAGTTGGAAGCATCTCATGGCTCCACCACCGGACAGCTGGATGAGAAACAGCTCTTCTACCTGCGTTCACGCGGTATAGAGTATATGGAAGCAAGAAAAATGCTCGTTATCGCTTTTGCCAACACACTTATTGAGCAGGTCAAGGACCACAGACATCAGGATATCATTAAAGCTTCTTTCGAAGAAACATTCTATGCTGCACAAGAGGCAGCTGACAGTTAACAGTAACAGAAATTAGTAGAGAAGGACAATACCATGACCATGGAAGAAACTCTGGCACAATACAAGGAAGATTTTGAACTCTTTCCAAGCGACAATGACAAGATAGAGTATATCTTTGACCTTGGGAAAAAGCATACCGAACTGCCCCCTGAGGAAAAGAATGATGAAACTTTCGTAGAGGGGTGTTCCTCTGCAGCATGGCTGGTGGGTGAATGTAAAGATGGCAAGCTCATCCTCAGGGGGGAAGGAACCTCAGAGATGGCAAAAGGGATGATGACACTTTTGTTGGATATCTTTTCAAACCGTACTCCTGACGAGATACTCAGTTTCGATCCGATGAAACTGCACGATATGGGTGTAGTCGAACTCCTCTCTCCTGTACGTCAGCAAAGCCTGGAAGCTTTCATCAAGAAGGTCTACGGGTATGCTCAGAAGTGCAAGGAAGAAGGATAAAGGAGAAAAGATGAAAGATCCTAATGACATACAATATGATGATATCCCCTCAACTGCCGAAGAGTTGGCGGCATGGGAAGCAAAATTCGGTAACAGTGCAGTTGGCGGTGTAGACAACCGTTTTGATGCAACCGAGGATAAGTGTTTTAAACCCGAAGGGGCTGAAGCAGATGAGAGCATGGTTCCCAAGGTCATTGAACAACTCTCGACCATTTATGACCCGGAACTGCCTGTAGATATTTACAATCTGGGACTCATCTATGATATAGACTGTTGGAAAAACCCGACAACCGGGCTCACAGAATGTAAAATAACCATGACCCTTACTTCAGCCACCTGCTCCATGTCCGAAGTGATCGTTGACCTGGTACGTTCCATTCCCAAACGTATGGAAGGACTTGAGTGCCTGGATGTTGAACTGGTCTTTGATCCGCCATGGAGTCAGGACAAGATGAGTGATGAAGCCAAACTGGCAATGGGAATGCTCTAATCCGCAGAAAAGGAAACCTGCACACACTCTTTAACTACTTTTGTTATAATCCCTCCAAGAAAACCCGGATCAGGCAGCAGAACTGCCGTCTCTTCCGGATTAAAGATAAAGGCAGAAGATGAAGTTGGTCGTAGCCATTACCGGAGCCAGCGGAGTACAGCTGGGTAAGAAGTTTGTAGATTACCTGCCATCAGATGTTGAGGCACATGTGATAGTCTCAGACAACGCTGTGACCGTCGATTTTTTTGAGAACAAAAATGTAACACTGCACAATTGCGAAAATATTGCCGCCTCCGTCTCAAGCGGTTCTTTCAGAGTCGATGCCACCGCCATCATCCCCTGCTCCATGAACACTCTTGCCAAGATCGCCTGCGGTATCAGTGACAATCTCCCTACCAGAGTTGCTGCAGTAGCACTCAAAGAGCAGAAAAAACTGCTGCTTGCCCCAAGAGAGCTGCCCCTCTCCGCCATTGCACTGGAGAACATGCATAAACTCGCCTCTCTGGGTGTCATTGTCGCCCCACCGGTCATAGGTTACTACTCTGAACAACAGACTCTCGAGGATATGGAAAAATTCATCATAGGCAAGTGGTATGATGTACTGGGGATACCCAATGACCTTTACAATCGTTGGGAGTGAGAAATTAAGAGTAAGGAGTGAGGAGTTATGGTATGCTTTCTCTCAGAAAGCTTTTATTATGTTAGAGGAACTAATGACATATCATCTATTCAATAAAAGCATTGCACCGCAATGTTTACCAACACTATCAACTCTTAACTGTCAACTATCAACTACAGACCTCACCGGGGTACTCCTATGAGAACAGCGATCTACCCCGGCACTTTCGATCCTATTACCAACGGCCACCTCGATATCATTAAGCGTGCCTGTCATATGTTCGACCGTATTATTGTGGCAGTTGCGGCATCTGAGTCTAAAAAACCGATGTTTACTCTCGAACAGCGTATCCAGATGGTACAGGCGGCCACTGCAGATTTCCCAAAGATCGAAGTGATCGGCTTTGACAAACTGCTTGTCGACCTTGCAAGTGATCTTAATGCCAATATTGTCGTACGGGGACTCAGAGCAGTCAGTGACTTTGAATATGAACTGCAGATGGGATATGCCAATGCCTCACTCAAATCCGATCTTGAGACCATTTATCTCATGCCAAGTCTCAACCATGCTTTTGTAAGCTCCTCTGTCGTACGTGCCATACTGGCATATGACGGAAAGATTGATCACCTTGTTGCTCCGGAAGTACACCGTATCATCAGGGAGATAGGTACATAATGTATATACTTTTTGAAGGTATTGACACCTGCGGAAAAAGCACGCAGATCGAACTGCTTAAAAAGACCCACCCGGAGATCATCACCACGCATGAACCGGGAGGCACATCTTTTGGCAAAAAAGCCAGAGAGATACTTCTGAATGACTCACTCCGGTCCAAGAGAGCCGAGCTTCTTCTTTTTCTGGCTGACAGAGCAGAACACTATGAGGAGATAGTGGAACCGAACAGATACAGTATGGTTATTTCTGACAGGGGGTTCATCTCCGGTATAGGATATGCACTTGCCAACGGAGACTTTGACTTTGATGAACTTGTGGCATTGAACAGGTTTGCGCTCAAGGGGCATTTCCCTGACCGTATCATACTTTTTATCACCAATATGGAAACCTTGCAGGAACGCACCTCCCAAAAAAGCCTTGACGGTATAGAACTGCGTGGACTTGAGTACCTGCTTCAGGTACAGGAACATATGAAAGAGAGTATACTCAGACTTGATATCCCGCATCTCTTCATCGATGCAACAGAGAGCATTGAAAGTATTCATCAATCCATTCTTACCTACTTGAAGGTATAATTCCAACTTTAGTGAAGCGTGAGAAGTAAGAAACTCCGGTATACGGTGCAGCAGCTCCGTTTTAATAAACCCGAAACAGGCATTAGGGATCACTGGTCTTTTAGTGATGTCCGGCAACTCCGATGCAAAATCCGGGATAAACATTTTCTGTAAGGAAACACAATGATCAAACCTCTACGCGGTATGAAGGACCTCACTTTTGAGGAGGCAGAACGTTTTAACTATATTGTCGACACTGCTTCAAAAGTAGCAAAGCATTACGGATACAGCTACATTGAAACACCGATCCTTGAGGAGACGGCACTCTTCAAACGTTCGGTAGGAGAAAGTTCCGATATCGTAGGAAAAGAGATGTATCAGTTCGAAGACAAAGGAGGCAATGATGTCTGTATGCGTCCGGAAGGTACTGCCGGCGTTGTACGTGCTTTTATCTCTGCCAAACTCGACCGTCAGCCTGTCAAACAGAAATTCTACTACTACGGACCGATGTTCCGTTATGAAAGACCCCAAAAAGGAAGACTCAGAGAGTTCCACCAGTTTGGATGTGAAAGCTTTGGTGAGGCTTCGGTCTATGAGGATTTTACCATTATCACAATGATCGCCCGTATCTTCAAGGAACTTGGCATAGGTTTTGATCTTCAGATCAACTCACTAGGGTGTAAAATCTGTATGCCTAAATACAAAGAAAATCTTGTAAGTTCTCTAAAAGATATCAAAGAACAGCTTTGCGAAGACTGTAACCGCCGTATCAGTACCAATCCCATAAGGGTGCTTGACTGCAAAAATGACAAGTGCCAGGTAGTTTTGACTGATTCACCAAAACTTATCGATTACCTTTGTGAAGAGTGTGACCCGGACTTCAAGCGACTTACAGAGCTGCTGGACAAAGCCGGTATCAGCTATGAAGTGAACAGCAACCTGGTAAGAGGATTGGACTACTATGGGAAAACAGCCTTTGAATTCGTCAGCAACGAGATCGGGGCGCAGTCTGCCATCGCCGGTGGTGGACGCTATGACAGACTCGTTGAGTTTCTTGACGGCAAACCGACCCCGGCAGTAGGATTTGCCATAGGGATTGAACGTATTATGGAACTTGTGAAGATGCCTGAGAAACAGAAAGAGGGCTATTATATGGGAGCTATGGTACCGGAAGCTGTAGAAAAGGTTATTATGCTTGCAAATAAGAGACGCGGAAGCGACAAAGTGACTGTAGAATACACATCAAAAGGCTTTAAAAGCCATATGAAGGGTGCCGACAAGGCTAATGTCCGTTACGCTCTTCTCATTGGTGAAGATGAACTGGCAAACGACACTGTATGGCTGAAAGACCTGGAGAGCAAAGAGGAAAGAACCATCTCTTTGGAACTGTTTGAGGAAGAGCTGTAGACTTGCCTTCAAGAGTACCTTTTATACACTTTGTCAGCAGGTAGATACCATGGCTATACTCCTGCATAGTATTAACCCGGATTAACGGGAGAGCCATACTACCAGGTCTTTGGTCAACTTGGCCATCGCTCTGTTCGTAGCCTTCACATACCCCTCGGCATTCACTGTCGGTGTATCTTCTCTATAACTGAACCGCGTCGTTTTTATGAGATTTCCGGTATCAGAGTTGATCAGGCTGAACTCTATGGATACGACAGCATAAGAGTCCTCACCGCGTATATGATGGGAGAGATCGTAGATCATGCTTTCCAAACGCAGATCCTCACCGGCAGTGGAAGCATAAGGAAGTACTGCTTTAAAGAGTCTGCTCTCATGCAATGCCTCAATCACACTTCCCTGCACCAGTTTCTCCAGAGAGTTCGACCACTCTGAGTTCTGATAGACTCCATGGTCACTGCTGCTGTAGGAGAAGCGCATCTTATCTGTGATCTTCTCTTTAAGTGTCTGGGGGAAAGAGACCTTTAGCACTTTTGTACGGTATTTGTTTGTTGATACCACAGGGACTTTCCCTGCATCCAGTGTATAGATTTTTATTGGTGCCGCCTCTTTCATCGCACAGCCGCTTAAAAGCAAAAGCACTGCGATCATTCCTGCATATTTCATTTTCATCTCTTCTACTCTCCCGGACCACGTCTTCTTTTTCGCGATTTAAACAAGATGTCGCTTGGACTCTCCTTGAACTCTTTTGCCAATGCATTGACCTGCTCGGAGAGGATCTCCATATCAACCAGTAATGGCTCAAAGATCTTTTTGATATCATAATCTCCACGGTCAAGGCTCTTCTCTACTTTAAGGGTCATACGATTGAAGTTCTGTGTGGTCTCCCTTAGTTTTTTCACTGCAGGTATCGTTTCATCACCCAACTCGGTAAAGACCTGGGTAATGGCATCAACATCATTATTGAGATTCTCCACTGCGGTTTTAAATGCAACTACAGTACTGTTTGTTTCATCAAGCAGCAAGGATCCTTTGGCACTCAGAACTTCGGTATTCTTAAGTATTCTGCCGAACGTTTCAATATTTTCATCACTTAAAAGCTTGTCCGTTTGTTCAAGCAGGTGGACAAGACGTACAGTAAGCGTTCCGATATCCTTTTTTGTTGCATCAAACCAGGAGGATGAGGATTTGATCACCGGAATATACTCTTCAGTCGGTTTAAGGGTTTTGGCTTCATTACTGCCCCCCTCTATCTCTATATTAAGCAGTCCCGTCACTCCGACGAGTGACGTATGTGCTATCATATCTTCTTTAATGGGAATACCCTGTTTGATACTCAGAAGGATCTCTACACGTTCTACATGCTCAGGATCGATACGTATCTCTTTGACACGTCCTATATCGACACCTCTAAGTTTGACTACAGAATCTTTGGAGAGTCCCGCAACCGATTCATACATATAGATCTTGTAGAGATCATATTTTTGCTGCAGACCATACTTGGCAAGCCAAAATGAGAAACCGACCAGTCCGATGCCGAACAGGAGTACAAACAACCCCACAACGGTATAGTTGACTCTACTGTACATTCTTCTCCCCCTCTTTTAGCTTGTCTGCAAATTTCTCTTTGGTATATTCGTTCTTGAAGAACTCCTCTACAAACGGATGGGTTGAGCGCAACACCTCTTCCAAAGGCCCCTGTGCAACGACCCGTTTGTCTGCCAGGACAGCCATACGATCGACAATATTGGAAATACTGTCAAGATCATGTGTGATCATAACAACGGTAATACCCAACATCTGTCGTAATTCTACAATAAGTTTATCAAAATTACGCGCGCCGACAGGATCGAGTCCCGATGTAGGTTCATCCAAAAAGAGCAGCTTTGGCTCCATGGCAAGTGCACGGGCCAATGCAGCACGCTTGATCATCCCTCCGCTCAGTTCAGAAGGATAAAGCGCACCGACATGTGCATCAAGCCCTACCAGTGCAATCTTTGAACGTACCAGTCGGTCTCGCATTTTCTTGCTAATTTTCGTATATTCCTTAAGCTGTATTTCAATATTCTCGGCAACAGTCAACGAAGAGTAAAGCGCACCGAACTGGAAAAGTACACCCCACTGGGCACGTAACTTTTGAGCATCATCATAGCTGATCTTTGCAAGTTCATGCCCCAGTACTTTCATACTGCCTGCACTGGGCCGCATCAGCATGATCATCTCTTTCATCAAAACCGATTTCCCTGCGCCGCTCTCTCCCAATATACCATAGATCTCGTTTTCATCTATATGCAAAGAGACACCGTCGTGGATGGTGCGCTCACCAAAACGTGTCACAATGTCTGTTGCCTCGATGACCGGACTCATAGATCCAGCTCCGTATATATCACTGAGAAGAGTGCATCAAAGGCAATAACAAGGAAGATGGCGTTGACCACAGAAGCAGTTGTGTGCAAACCGATACTCTCTGTATTGTCAGAAACCTGAAACCCCCTGAAACAGCCAATAGATGCAATGGCAAAAGCAAAAACCGGTCCTTTGATAATACCCAGTATATAGTGTTTAACCTCCAATACTTCATAAAGCCTGCTGATAAACATATCGAAGGAAATATCAAGCTGCATTACGGAGGCGACCATACCTCCGAAGATCCCGACGATATCGGCAAAAAAGATCAATAGCGGCAGTGTGATCATCAAGGCAAAGATACGTGGCAAAACCAGAAAATTATAGGGGTCGAATCCCATTGTCCGCATTGCCGAGATCTCCTCAGTGATCTTCATCGCACCGATTTCAGCAGTATAGGCAGAACCACTCCGTCCGGCTATAACGATCGCGGTGATCATAGGACCAAGCTCACGTACAATAGAGATACCCACTGTATCGACAATATAGATATCTGCACCGAATTTTGCCAATTGGACTGCTCCCTGGTATGCGATGACCATTCCCACAAGAAACGAAGTCAGACCTATGATCATAAGTGCATTGAACCCGGAGTGGTAAATATGATAGACGGTCTCTTTGAAACGTATGTTCCCCGGGTGTCTGAGCTCATAGAAAAAAGTATAGGAGAGCTGTCCGAGAAAGGTGATGAAGTCTTTAATGTCACGAAGCAGTTCGACCGTTGCTTTTCCAAGCTCTTCAAGAAACCCCTCTTTTCTCGGCGGGATCTCTTCGACCATATGTTCCCGAAGCAGATCGTACATTTTTTTCTGACTCTGGGTATATCCTACGATCTCAACACTGCCTTGAGACTGGAAATGTTTGAGATATTCGATAAAGAGCAATACACCTGAACTGTCAAAATCATTTACACCGGAGAGATCCCATACGATACGTTTGGTCTGTGGTACCGTTCTCAACATCTCCTCGATCACCGGTACGGTCTGGAGTGTCCATTCTCCCTCTGCTTTAAGCTTAAGCTGATCCTGATCTTCCTGCCAAGTGATAAATTCCCTGTTCATATCTTTAATTATAGGTAAGATTAGATTAAGTTTTGGTATAATCATTGTAAATTAGACTTTGAGGCATGGTATGAAGAACTTCGGCTTGAGTATTTGGGGAGATGACAACTTTGTGATCGATGGCGAGACCATCAATATAAATTACGCGTCAAAACCCTCACTGCTGCAGATTACACAGGATATCAGGGAAAAAGGCTACAAGGGTCCTCTGCTTCTCCGTTTCCCGCATCTGATCCAGAAACAGATCTCCACACTTTTCAAAACCTTCGAAAAAGCAAAAAAAGAGTTTGACTATCAGGGCAGTTTTCATGCTGTTTTCCCTCTCAAGGTCAACCAGTTCCCCAATTTCGTCCATTCACTCATGGAAGTTTCCGACGGATACAATTACGGACTTGAAGCAGGAAGCAAAGCAGAACTGATCATCGCTATGGCAAAAACCCCTATCGGAGCCCCTATCACTGTCAACGGATTTAAAGACAAAGAGATGATCTCCTTGTGTTTTATTGCAGCCAAAATGGGGCATAATATTACTGTGACCATCGAAGGGCTGGGAGAACTTGAAACGATCATTCAAGTCAACAAAGAGTTCAACGACAAAGCGGAAAACCCTATCAGTCCGAAGATCGGTGTACGTATAAGGCTGCACAGTTCAGGTATCGGTATCTGGGCAAAAAGCGGCGGCTACTCCTCCAAATTCGGCCTCACTTCTACCGAATTGCTTGAAGCCTATGAAATGCTTAAAGCCAACACTCTCCTGCACAAACTCTGGATGATCCATTTTCATATCGGTTCCCAGATGGGCGACATCGCACCGCTTAAAAAAGCTCTCAGAGAGGCAGGAAACATCTATACAGACCTGAAAAAAAGAGGTGCAAATGCACTGGGAGCCATTAATATCGGAGGGGGACTTGCCGTTGAGTACTCACAGCATACACATAGCCAGGAACGCAACTACTCCCTTCTTGAATTTGCCAATGATGTTGTCTACCTGATGCAGGAGATCTCCAAACGCAAAGGGGTCGACGAACCCGATATCTTTACAGAGTCCGGCCGTTATATCGCTGCATCACACTCTGTACTTGTTGCACCGGTACTTGAACTCTTTTCCCAGGAGTATACAGAAAAAGGATTACGTTTAAAAAAGAAAAACCCACCGCTTATTGAGGAGCTTTATGATCTCTATAACAATATCAAACGAAAAAATGCAAGAGAGTATCTCCACGATGCGCTTGATCATATGGAGAGTCTCTTAACGCTCTTTGATCTGGGGTACATTGACCTTGAAGACCGTTCCAATACCGAAATTCTCGTCAACCTCATTATCAAAAGATCGATCGCCCTGCTTAAAAATGAAGGAACGGACGAACTGAAAAAACTTCAGGATCGGATACAGGAGAAATATCTGGTCAACTTTTCAGCATTCCAGTCCCTGCCGG
Coding sequences within it:
- a CDS encoding UbiX family flavin prenyltransferase encodes the protein MKLVVAITGASGVQLGKKFVDYLPSDVEAHVIVSDNAVTVDFFENKNVTLHNCENIAASVSSGSFRVDATAIIPCSMNTLAKIACGISDNLPTRVAAVALKEQKKLLLAPRELPLSAIALENMHKLASLGVIVAPPVIGYYSEQQTLEDMEKFIIGKWYDVLGIPNDLYNRWE
- a CDS encoding metal-sulfur cluster assembly factor; amino-acid sequence: MKDPNDIQYDDIPSTAEELAAWEAKFGNSAVGGVDNRFDATEDKCFKPEGAEADESMVPKVIEQLSTIYDPELPVDIYNLGLIYDIDCWKNPTTGLTECKITMTLTSATCSMSEVIVDLVRSIPKRMEGLECLDVELVFDPPWSQDKMSDEAKLAMGML
- a CDS encoding SufE family protein, whose protein sequence is MTMEETLAQYKEDFELFPSDNDKIEYIFDLGKKHTELPPEEKNDETFVEGCSSAAWLVGECKDGKLILRGEGTSEMAKGMMTLLLDIFSNRTPDEILSFDPMKLHDMGVVELLSPVRQQSLEAFIKKVYGYAQKCKEEG
- a CDS encoding SufD family Fe-S cluster assembly protein yields the protein MKLSELKNLTLTQAAAFLDVDRHSMALERFVGLGLPSKKSEEYRYFHIEKLLEAEYRRLSYVPRPVQEAEKVVIVDGIVTHAPKGMRIYYEQYEAIDSEHFDPLYYLGHLLSPHVIRIDLDGDADIEIEHHYTQSNALIHYRIALLNQANRHATVFESFHEEEISNTLVLYGYDVLVAPDSTLRILKNQHMHGNRYAMVASHRIHLEERANAVIKSFDLGGDMGLQLIKVELERYAHIDAGHLLYLNEHAQRGTVSKIIHQGEHSISHQEAKNILDGDARGIFDALIKVEHTAKYTKAYQNSKAILLHEKAYMVAKPQLEIYIDELEASHGSTTGQLDEKQLFYLRSRGIEYMEARKMLVIAFANTLIEQVKDHRHQDIIKASFEETFYAAQEAADS
- a CDS encoding ABC-type transport auxiliary lipoprotein family protein yields the protein MKMKYAGMIAVLLLLSGCAMKEAAPIKIYTLDAGKVPVVSTNKYRTKVLKVSFPQTLKEKITDKMRFSYSSSDHGVYQNSEWSNSLEKLVQGSVIEALHESRLFKAVLPYASTAGEDLRLESMIYDLSHHIRGEDSYAVVSIEFSLINSDTGNLIKTTRFSYREDTPTVNAEGYVKATNRAMAKLTKDLVVWLSR
- the hisS gene encoding histidine--tRNA ligase, coding for MIKPLRGMKDLTFEEAERFNYIVDTASKVAKHYGYSYIETPILEETALFKRSVGESSDIVGKEMYQFEDKGGNDVCMRPEGTAGVVRAFISAKLDRQPVKQKFYYYGPMFRYERPQKGRLREFHQFGCESFGEASVYEDFTIITMIARIFKELGIGFDLQINSLGCKICMPKYKENLVSSLKDIKEQLCEDCNRRISTNPIRVLDCKNDKCQVVLTDSPKLIDYLCEECDPDFKRLTELLDKAGISYEVNSNLVRGLDYYGKTAFEFVSNEIGAQSAIAGGGRYDRLVEFLDGKPTPAVGFAIGIERIMELVKMPEKQKEGYYMGAMVPEAVEKVIMLANKRRGSDKVTVEYTSKGFKSHMKGADKANVRYALLIGEDELANDTVWLKDLESKEERTISLELFEEEL
- a CDS encoding MlaD family protein — translated: MYSRVNYTVVGLFVLLFGIGLVGFSFWLAKYGLQQKYDLYKIYMYESVAGLSKDSVVKLRGVDIGRVKEIRIDPEHVERVEILLSIKQGIPIKEDMIAHTSLVGVTGLLNIEIEGGSNEAKTLKPTEEYIPVIKSSSSWFDATKKDIGTLTVRLVHLLEQTDKLLSDENIETFGRILKNTEVLSAKGSLLLDETNSTVVAFKTAVENLNNDVDAITQVFTELGDETIPAVKKLRETTQNFNRMTLKVEKSLDRGDYDIKKIFEPLLVDMEILSEQVNALAKEFKESPSDILFKSRKRRRGPGE
- a CDS encoding ABC transporter permease, which codes for MNREFITWQEDQDQLKLKAEGEWTLQTVPVIEEMLRTVPQTKRIVWDLSGVNDFDSSGVLLFIEYLKHFQSQGSVEIVGYTQSQKKMYDLLREHMVEEIPPRKEGFLEELGKATVELLRDIKDFITFLGQLSYTFFYELRHPGNIRFKETVYHIYHSGFNALMIIGLTSFLVGMVIAYQGAVQLAKFGADIYIVDTVGISIVRELGPMITAIVIAGRSGSAYTAEIGAMKITEEISAMRTMGFDPYNFLVLPRIFALMITLPLLIFFADIVGIFGGMVASVMQLDISFDMFISRLYEVLEVKHYILGIIKGPVFAFAIASIGCFRGFQVSDNTESIGLHTTASVVNAIFLVIAFDALFSVIYTELDL
- the coaD gene encoding pantetheine-phosphate adenylyltransferase produces the protein MRTAIYPGTFDPITNGHLDIIKRACHMFDRIIVAVAASESKKPMFTLEQRIQMVQAATADFPKIEVIGFDKLLVDLASDLNANIVVRGLRAVSDFEYELQMGYANASLKSDLETIYLMPSLNHAFVSSSVVRAILAYDGKIDHLVAPEVHRIIREIGT
- a CDS encoding ABC transporter ATP-binding protein, which translates into the protein MSPVIEATDIVTRFGERTIHDGVSLHIDENEIYGILGESGAGKSVLMKEMIMLMRPSAGSMKVLGHELAKISYDDAQKLRAQWGVLFQFGALYSSLTVAENIEIQLKEYTKISKKMRDRLVRSKIALVGLDAHVGALYPSELSGGMIKRAALARALAMEPKLLFLDEPTSGLDPVGARNFDKLIVELRQMLGITVVMITHDLDSISNIVDRMAVLADKRVVAQGPLEEVLRSTHPFVEEFFKNEYTKEKFADKLKEGEKNVQ
- the speA gene encoding biosynthetic arginine decarboxylase; amino-acid sequence: MKNFGLSIWGDDNFVIDGETININYASKPSLLQITQDIREKGYKGPLLLRFPHLIQKQISTLFKTFEKAKKEFDYQGSFHAVFPLKVNQFPNFVHSLMEVSDGYNYGLEAGSKAELIIAMAKTPIGAPITVNGFKDKEMISLCFIAAKMGHNITVTIEGLGELETIIQVNKEFNDKAENPISPKIGVRIRLHSSGIGIWAKSGGYSSKFGLTSTELLEAYEMLKANTLLHKLWMIHFHIGSQMGDIAPLKKALREAGNIYTDLKKRGANALGAINIGGGLAVEYSQHTHSQERNYSLLEFANDVVYLMQEISKRKGVDEPDIFTESGRYIAASHSVLVAPVLELFSQEYTEKGLRLKKKNPPLIEELYDLYNNIKRKNAREYLHDALDHMESLLTLFDLGYIDLEDRSNTEILVNLIIKRSIALLKNEGTDELKKLQDRIQEKYLVNFSAFQSLPDFWGLAQHFPIVPLDKLDEKPSNPASIWDITCDSDGEIGFNRELPLYLHDIDISTEEYFIGFFLTGAYQEVLGMKHNLFTHPTEAVISFDEDGNYVIDKLIEAQNLMDVLEDLEYDTNIIDKALKYRIEESEKISLEEKRELLGKLYLYLSENSYLKTIQAISESNQGVQA
- the tmk gene encoding dTMP kinase, with product MYILFEGIDTCGKSTQIELLKKTHPEIITTHEPGGTSFGKKAREILLNDSLRSKRAELLLFLADRAEHYEEIVEPNRYSMVISDRGFISGIGYALANGDFDFDELVALNRFALKGHFPDRIILFITNMETLQERTSQKSLDGIELRGLEYLLQVQEHMKESILRLDIPHLFIDATESIESIHQSILTYLKV